Proteins encoded within one genomic window of Bombina bombina isolate aBomBom1 chromosome 1, aBomBom1.pri, whole genome shotgun sequence:
- the PDE6G gene encoding retinal rod rhodopsin-sensitive cGMP 3',5'-cyclic phosphodiesterase subunit gamma: MNLEPAKSELKSATRVTGGPATPRKGPPKFKQRQTRQFKSKPPKKGVQGFGDDIPGMEGLGTDITVICPWEAFNHLELHELAQYGII, from the exons ATGAACCTAGAACCTGCAAAGTCAGAACTCAAGTCAGCCACTCGTGTAACAGGGGGACCAGCCACCCCCAGGAAAGGACCACCCAAATTTAAGCAGCGACAAACCAGGCAGTTCAAAAGCAAACCCCCTAAAAAAGGAGTGCAAGg ATTTGGAGATGATATCCCTGGGATGGAGGGGCTTGGAACAg ACATCACCGTTATTTGCCCCTGGGAAGCCTTCAACCACCTGGAACTACACGAGCTGGCCCAGTATGGCATCATTTAG